One genomic segment of Saccharomyces kudriavzevii IFO 1802 strain IFO1802 genome assembly, chromosome: 8 includes these proteins:
- the TRA1 gene encoding histone acetyltransferase TRA1 (similar to Saccharomyces cerevisiae TRA1 (YHR099W); ancestral locus Anc_5.402), whose amino-acid sequence MPLTEQIEQFASRFRDADATLQSRYSTLSELYDIMELLNSPEDYHFFLQAVVSLLLNQLKEVPISFDAYSPEQKLRNSMLDIFNRCLMNQTFQPYAMEVLEFLLSILPNENEENGILCMKVLTTLFKSFKSVLQDKLDSFIRIIIQIYKNTPTLINQTFYESGKVQVDDLDSPKQSQEDELLDELSKSDEDKDFPLKQSSTEPRFENSNSSNGLRSSMFSFKILSECPITMVTLYSSYKQLTSTSLPEFTPLIMDLLNIQIKQQQEAREQAESRGEHFTSISLEITNRPAYCDFILAQIKATSFLAYVFIRGYAPEFLQEYVNFVPDLIIRLLQDCPSELSSARKELLHATRHILSTNYKKLFLPKLDYLFDERILIGNGFTMHETLRPLAYSTVADFIHNIRSELRLSEIEKTIKIYTGYLLDESLALTVQIMSAKLLLNLVERILKLGKENPQEAPRAKKLLMIIIDSYMNRFKTLNRQHETIMKYYGKYETTKKEKAEKLKNSIQNNEKESEEFMKKVLEQSDDDNLIPQLEQENDDRKSEAEITEAPEEENVIEMFDIKNYAPILLLPTPTNDPIKDAFYLYRTLMSFLKTIIHDLKVFNPPPNEYTVANPKLWASVSRVFSYEEVIVFKDLFHECIIGLKFFKDHNVRLSPTLTKKHFDISMPSLPVSATKDARELMDYLAFMFMQMDNATFNEIIEQELPFVYERMLEDSGLLHVAQSFLTSEITSPNFAGILLRFLNGKLKDLGNVDFNTSNILIRLFKLSFMSVNLFPNINEVVLLPHLNDLILNSLKYSTTAEEPLVYFYLIRTLFRSIGGGRFENLYRSIKPILQVLLQSLNQMILTARLPHERELYVELCITVPVRLSVLAPYLPYLMKPLVFALQQYPDLVSQGLRTLELCIDNLTAEYFDPIIEPVIDDVSKALFNLLQPQPFNHAISHNVVRILGKLGGRNRQFLKPPTDLTEKTELDIDVIADFKINGMPEEVPLSITPGIQSALDILESYKSDIHYKKSAYKYLTFVLLLMTKSSAEFPKNYTELLRTAVNSIKLEKIELKKNFDFEPTVNKRDFSNQESLFLRLLESVFYATSIEELKDEAVTLLNNLLDHFCLLQVNTTLLNKRNYNGTFNIDLKNPDFMLDSSLILDAIPFALSYYIPEVREVGILAYERIYEKSCLIYGEELALSHSLIPELAKQFIHLCYDETYYNKRGGVLGIKVLIDNVKSSSVFLKKYQYNLANGLLFVLKDTQSEAPSAITDNAEKLLIDLLGITFADVKEEDLGNKVLENTLTDIVCELSNANAKVRNACQKSLHTISNLTGISVVKLMDHSKQFLLSPIFAKPLRALPFTMQIGNVDAITFCLSLPNTFLTFNEELFRLLQESIVLADAEDESLSTNIQKTTEYSTSEQLVQLRIACIKLLAIALKNEEFATAQQGNIRIRILAVFFKTMLKTSPEIINTTYEALKESLAENSKLPKELLQNGLKPLLMNLSDHQKLTVPGLDALSKLLELLIAYFKVEIGRKLLDHLSAWCRVEVLDTLFGQDLVEQMPTKIIISIINIFHLLPPQADMFLNDLLLKVMLLERKLRLQLDSPFRTPLAKYLNRFHVPVTEYFKKNMTLRQLVLFMCNIIQRPEAKDLAADFERELDNFYDFYISNIPKNQVRVVSFFTNMIDLFDTMVSTNGDNWLKEKGDMVLKLKDMLKLTLKTIKENSFYIDHLQLNQSIEKFQNLYLRYTELSERNQNFLLLDFIDFSFLNGIKASYPLKKFIFRNIITTSNKEEQNNFINDAIVFAISDRCLDAKIFVLKNVLNFSLIYEVATVGSLKNFLVDDKKPKWIELLHDKIWKNSNAILAHDVVDHHDLFRFELLQLSAIFIKADPDIIAEIKKDIIKFCWNFIKLEDTLIKQSAYLVTSYFISKFDFPIKVVTQVFVALLRSSHVEARYLVKQSLDVLTPVLHERMNAAGTPDTWINWVKRVMVENSSSQNNILYQFLINHPDLFFNSRDLFISNIIHHMNKITFMTNSSPDSHTLAIDLASLILYWENKSLDITNGNNTKTDVEGDVVMTDSKNDVGPIESDTTAIIVDADNNSPISLHLREACTAFLIRYVCASNHRAIETELGLKAINILSELISDKHWTNVNVKLVYFEKFLIFQDLDSENILYYCMNALDVLYVFFKNKTKEWIMECLPTIQNLLEKCIKSDHHDVQEALQKVLQVIMKAIKVQGISVVAEEESSGKTFLQMLISVITQDLQETSSVTAGVTLAWVVFMNFPDNIVPLLTPLMKTFSKLCKDHLSISQPKDAMALEEAKITTKLLEKVLYMLSLKVSLLGDSRRPFLSTVALLIDHSMDQSFLRKIVNMSRSWIFNTEIFPTVKEKAAILTKMLAFEIRGEPSLSKLFYEIVLKLFDQEHFNNTEITVRMEQPFLVGTRVEDIGIRKRFMSILDNSLERDIKERLYYVIRDQNWEFIADYPWLNQALQLLYGSFNREKELFLRDFYCLSPPSILQKYLPENVEMLTEVDDQKLLAFVNGHISSMQGLCQVNSSEFIDALIEIFYQDPKAVHKAWVTLFPQVYKSIPKNEKYGFVRSIITLLSKPYHTRQISSRTNVINMLLDSISKIESLELPPHLVKYLAISYNSWYQSINILESIQINTGIDNAKIIEANEDALLELYVNLQEEDMFYGLWRRRAKYTETNIGLSYEQIGLWDKAQQLYEVAQVKARSGALPYSQSEYALWEDNWIQCAEKLQHWDVLTELAKHEGFTDLLLECGWRVADWNSDRDALEQSVKSVMDVPTPRRQMFKTFLALQNFAETRKGDQEVRKLCDEGIQLSLIKWASLPVRYTPAHKWLLHGFQQYMEFLEATQVYANLHTTTVQNLDSKAQEIKRILQAWRDRLPNTWDDVNMWNDLVTWRQHAFQVINNAYLPLIPALQQSNSNSNINTHAYRGYHEIAWVINRFAHVARKHNMPDVCISQLARIYTLPNIEIQEAFLKLREQAKCHYQNMNELTTGLDVISNTNLVYFGTVQKAEFFTLKGMFLSKLRAYEEANQAFATAVQIDLNLAKAWAQWGFFNDRRLSEEPNNISFASNAISCYLQAAGLYKNSKIRELLCRILWLISMDDASGMLTNAFDSFRGEIPVWYWITFIPQLLTSLSHKEANMVRHILIRIAKSYPQALHFQLRTTKEDFAVIQRQTMAVIGDKSDTNDRNGRRQPWEYLQELNNILKTAYPLLALSLESLVAQINDRFKSTTDEDLFRLINVLLIDGTLNYNRLPFPRKNPKLPENTEKNLVKFSTTLLAPYIRPKFNADFIDNKPDYETYIKRLRYWRRRLENKLDRASKKENLEVLCPHLSNFHHQKFEDIEIPGQYLLNKDNNVHFVKIARFLPTVDFVRGTHSSYRRLMIRGHDGSVHSFAVQYPAVRHSRREERMFQLYRLFNKSLSKNVETRRRNIQFNLPIAIPLSPQVRIMNDSASFTTLHEIHNEFCKKKGFDPDDIQDFMADKLNAAHDDALPAPDMTILKVEIFNSIQTMFVPSNVLKDHFTSLFIQFEDFWLFRKQFASQYSAFVFMSYMMMINNRTPHKIHVDRKSGNVFTLEMLPSRFPYERVKPLLKNHDLNLPPDSPIFHNNEPVPFRLTPNVQTLIGDSALEGIFAVNLFTISRALIEPDNELNTYLALFIRDEIISWFSNLHRPIIENPQLREMVQTNVDLIIRKVAQLGHLNSTPTVTTQFILDCIGSAVSPRNLARTDVNFMPWF is encoded by the coding sequence ATGCCGCTCACGGAACAAATCGAGCAATTCGCCAGTAGGTTTCGCGATGCTGATGCAACTTTACAATCAAGGTATTCTACCCTATCAGAGCTGTACGATATAATGGAACTACTAAATTCTCCCGAGGActaccattttttcttacaGGCTGTGGTATCTTTACTCCTCAATCAACTGAAGGAAGTGCCCATTTCATTCGATGCATATTCGCCGGAACAAAAGCTAAGAAATTCTATGcttgatattttcaatagaTGTCTTATGAACCAAACCTTTCAACCATACGCAATGGAGGTGCTTGAATTTTTACTTTCGATCCTGCCAAATGAGAATGAGGAAAATGGTATACTATGTATGAAAGTGTTAACGACgcttttcaaatcattcaaATCAGTTTTACAAGATAAGCTTGATTCATTCATACGGATAATTATCCAGATTTATAAAAATACACCAACTCTTATCAATCAAACATTTTATGAAAGTGGAAAGGTACAAGTTGATGATTTGGATTCACCAAAACAATCTCAGGAGGACGAACTACTTGATGAACTCTCTAAAAGTGACGAAGATAAAGACTTCCCATTGAAGCAATCATCTACTGAGccaagatttgaaaactcCAACTCATCAAATGGGTTGAGATCGtctatgttttctttcaaaattctctCAGAATGCCCTATAACAATGGTCACTCTATATTCATCTTACAAGCAGTTAACCAGTACTTCGTTACCAGAATTTACCCCTCTGATAATGGATCTGTTAAATATACAAAtcaaacaacaacaagagGCGAGGGAACAAGCAGAATCTCGTGGAGAACATTTCACTTCTATCTCATTAGAGATCACCAATAGGCCAGCTTACTGTGATTTCATATTGGCCCAAATCAAAGCCACCTCCTTCTTGGCCTATGTGTTCATCAGGGGTTATGCTCCTGAATTTTTACAAGAATATGTCAATTTTGTCCCAGACTTGATTATTAGACTCCTACAAGATTGCCCCTCTGAACTATCATctgcaagaaaagaacttttACATGCGACCAGACATATCCTATCCACAAACTATAAAAAACTCTTTTTGCCGAAACTAGACTATTTATTCGATGAGCGTATACTTATTGGGAACGGTTTTACTATGCACGAAACATTGAGGCCGCTGGCTTATAGTACGGTAGCAGATTTCATCCATAACATTAGGTCTGAATTACGACTGAGTGAAATCGAAAAAACCATAAAGATTTACACCGGATATTTGTTGGATGAGTCATTAGCTTTGACCGTTCAAATCATGAGTGCAAAATTGCTGCTTAATTTAGTGGAAAGAATATTAAAATTGGGCAAGGAGAACCCACAAGAAGCGCCCAGGGCCAAGAAATTACTAATGATCATCATTGACTCATATATGAATAGATTTAAGACCCTTAACAGACAGCACGAAACAATAATGAAGTATTATGGCAAATATGAAACGactaaaaaagagaaagcagaaaaactcaaaaattctatacagaataatgaaaaagagaGCGAGGAATTTATGAAAAAGGTGCTTGAGCAATCTGATGACGACAACTTGATACCACAACTTgagcaagaaaatgacGATAGAAAATCAGAGGCTGAAATTACAGAAGCTCCCGAAGAGGAGAATGTCATTGAAATGTTCGACATAAAAAACTATGCTCCAATATTATTACTGCCCACACCAACAAATGATCCTATCAAAGACGCCTTTTACTTGTACAGAACATTAAtgtctttcttgaaaacaataattcATGACTTAAAGGTCTTTAATCCGCCACCCAATGAATATACGGTTGCCAATCCTAAATTATGGGCGTCTGTGTCTAGAGTATTTTCGTATGAAGAGgttattgttttcaaagatcTATTCCATGAGTGCATTATTGGtttaaagtttttcaaagatcACAACGTGAGGCTATCTCCTACGCTAACGAAGAAACATTTCGACATATCAATGCCCAGTTTGCCAGTCTCAGCTACTAAGGATGCCCGTGAATTAATGGACTACTTGGCATTTATGTTCATGCAAATGGATAATGCCACCTTTAACGAAATAATTGAGCAGGAACTGCCATTCGTCTATGAAAGAATGTTAGAGGATTCAGGATTGTTACATGTTGCCCAATCATTTTTAACAAGTGAAATAACATCTCCAAATTTCGCTGGTATTCTTTTAAGGTTCTTGAATGGCAAATTAAAGGATTTAGGAAACGTTGATTTCAACACTTCCAACATTCTAATACgacttttcaaattatcCTTTATGTCTGTTAACCTCTTTCCAAATATAAATGAGGTCGTTCTTCTCCCACACTTGAATGATCTAATCTTGAACTCTCTAAAGTACTCCACTACTGCGGAAGAGCCTTTAGTCTATTTTTATCTCATTAGAACCCTCTTTAGAAGTATAGGCGGTGGTAGGTTCGAGAACCTATATAGATCGATCAAGCCCATACTACAAGTATTGCTACAATCCTTGAACCAAATGATACTTACTGCAAGGTTACCTCATGAGAGAGAACTTTATGTGGAACTATGCATTACCGTACCGGTTCGTTTGAGCGTCCTAGCTCCTTACCTGCCATATCTGATGAAGCCATTAGTATTTGCATTGCAGCAGTATCCAGATCTCGTTTCACAAGGTTTGAGAACATTAGAACTGTGTATTGATAATCTGACCGCCGAGTATTTTGATCCAATAATTGAACCTGTAATCGATGACGTTTCGAAGGCCTTATTTAATCTTTTACAACCTCAACCATTTAATCATGCCATCAGTCATAATGTGGTCAGAATATTGGGAAAGTTAGGAGGTAGAAACcgtcaatttttgaaaccaCCAACTGATCTCACAGAGAAAACGGAGCTAGATATTGATGTCATAGCCGATTTTAAGATTAACGGTATGCCAGAAGAGGTTCCGCTCTCAATAACACCAGGCATCCAATCTGCTTTGGATATATTAGAAAGCTACAAGAGCGATATTCACTATAAGAAAAGTGCTTACAAATATCTAACTTTTGTACTGCTATTAATGACTAAGTCATCTGCAGAATTTCCTAAAAATTACACAGAATTATTGAGGACGGCAGTGAATTCCATTAAGCTAGAGAAGattgaattgaaaaaaaacttcgaTTTTGAACCGACTGTAAACAAAAGAGACTTTTCGAATCAAGAAAGTTTGTTCTTGAGGTTACTGGAGAGCGTTTTCTACGCAACTTCGATTGAAGAGCTAAAAGATGAAGCAGTGACTCTCCTAAATAATCTGTTGGATCATTTTTGTCTATTACAAGTCAATACTACTTTACTGaacaaaagaaactatAACGGAACATTCAAtattgatttgaagaaccCAGATTTCATGTTGGACAGCTCATTGATTTTGGATGCTATTCCCTTTGCCCTTTCATATTATATTCCAGAAGTTCGTGAAGTAGGTATTTTGGCCTACGAGAGAATATATGAAAAGAGTTGTCTGATATACGGAGAAGAACTAGCTTTAAGTCATTCGCTCATACCGGAATTGGCTAAACAATTCATCCATTTGTGTTACGATGAAACATATTATAACAAAAGGGGCGGTGTGTTGGGTATAAAAGTCTTGATTGACAATGTCAAGTCGTCCTCAGTTTTcctaaaaaaataccagTATAACCTAGCAAATGGACTACTGTTTGTATTGAAAGACACTCAAAGCGAGGCTCCCTCAGCTATAACAGATAATGCCGAGAAATTACTAATAGATCTGTTGGGCATTACTTTCGCGGAtgtaaaagaagaagatttggGCAACAAAGTTCTAGAAAACACGTTGACTGATATTGTATGCGAATTAAGTAACGCAAATGCGAAAGTAAGGAATGCTTGCCAAAAATCTTTACAcacaatttcaaatcttaCTGGAATTTCCGTGGTAAAATTGATGGACCACTCcaaacaatttcttttgtcaCCAATATTTGCAAAACCTTTGAGGGCATTACCATTTACCATGCAAATTGGTAATGTTGATGCTATCACATTCTGCCTAAGCTTACCAAACACTTTTTTAACAtttaatgaagaattattTAGATTACTACAAGAGTCTATTGTTTTGGCGGATGCAGAAGATGAATCTCTTTCTACAAATATTCAGAAAACAACCGAATATAGTACTTCTGAGCAGTTAGTACAATTAAGGATAGCTTGCATAAAGTTGCTTGCCATTGCtctcaaaaatgaagaattcgCCACGGCGCAACAGGGAAACATAAGAATTCGTATTTTAGCCGTCTTTTTCAAGACAATGCTCAAAACGTCACCGGAAATCATTAATACTACATATGAAGCTCTGAAGGAGTCTCTGGCAGAAAATTCTAAATTGCCGAAAGAGTTACTTCAAAATGGGCTAAAACCATTACTAATGAATTTATCTGACCATCAAAAACTGACGGTTCCCGGTTTAGACGCTTTATCGAAGCTGCTTGAATTATTGATTGCTTACTTCAAAGTGgaaattggaagaaaattacTAGATCATCTCAGTGCATGGTGCCGTGTCGAAGTTCTTGACACATTGTTTGGCCAAGATTTAGTGGAGCAAATGCCGACCAAAATAATTATAAGCATTATCaacatttttcatctgCTTCCGCCGCAGGCTGATATGTTCTTGAATGACTTGTTACTCAAAGTTATGCTTCTAGAGAGAAAGCTACGTCTTCAATTAGATTCACCATTTCGTACGCCATTAGCCAAGTACTTGAACCGTTTTCATGTTCCTGTAACGgaatatttcaagaaaaatatgacaTTAAGGCAATTAGTTCTTTTCATGTGTAATATTATCCAAAGGCCAGAGGCAAAGGATCTTGCTGCAGATTTTGAGAGGGAACTCGATAACTTTTATGACTTCTACATATCCAATATACCAAAGAATCAAGTGCGTGTTGTTAGTTTTTTCACCAATATGATAGATCTATTCGATACGATGGTGAGCACAAACGGAGATAATTggttgaaagaaaaaggcgATATGGTTTTGAAACTGAAAGATATGCTAAAACTGACTTTGAAAActataaaagaaaactcATTCTATATCGATCACCTACAACTAAATCAAAGTATTGAGAAGTTCCAAAATCTTTATCTGCGATACACCGAATTATCggaaagaaatcaaaattttttgcttttagacttcattgatttttccTTCCTGAATGGTATCAAAGCCTCGTATCCCCTAAAGAAGTTTATATTCCGTAATATAATAACAACTTCAAATAAAGAAGAGCAGaataatttcatcaatgatGCGATAGTTTTCGCTATATCAGACAGGTGTTTGGATGCTAAAATATTTGTACtaaaaaatgttttgaatttctctttGATATATGAAGTTGCCACCGTCGGATCTCTGAAAAACTTTCTTGTGGACGACAAAAAACCCAAATGGATAGAACTACTCCACGATAAAATctggaaaaattcaaacgCAATTTTAGCACATGATGTTGTCGATCATCATGATCTATTTCGCTTTGAACTCTTGCAACTGTCAGCAATTTTTATTAAAGCAGATCCAGATATCATAGCcgaaataaagaaagatataATAAAGTTTTGTTGGAACTTTATCAAACTCGAAGATACTCTAATCAAACAGTCTGCTTATTTGGTAACATCATATTTCATAtctaaatttgattttcCTATCAAGGTTGTCACCCAAGTCTTTGTTGCTTTACTGCGTTCCTCGCACGTTGAAGCTAGGTACTTAGTTAAACAATCGTTGGACGTCCTTACTCCTGTTCTCCACGAGCGTATGAATGCGGCTGGAACTCCTGACACATGGATTAACTGGGTGAAAAGGGTGATGGTAGAAAACTCCTCTAGTCAAAACAACATCTtatatcaatttttgataaacCATCctgatttgttttttaattcAAGGGATTTGTTCATATCAAATATTATTCATCATATGAATAAGATAACGTTCATGACAAATTCAAGCCCCGATAGCCATACTTTAGCTATTGATTTGGCTTCATTAATTCTTTATTGGGAAAACAAGTCCTTGGATATCACCAATGGAAATAATACCAAGACTGATGTCGAAGGCGACGTTGTCATGACCGATTCTAAAAATGATGTCGGGCCAATTGAATCGGATACAACCGCAATCATTGTGGATGCAGATAATAATTCCCCTATATCCTTACACTTACGCGAAGCTTGTACGGCGTTCTTAATAAGATATGTTTGTGCAAGTAATCACCGCGCTATAGAAACAGAATTGGGATTAAAAGCTATTAATATTTTGTCGGAGTTGATCTCAGATAAACACTGGACAAATGTCAATGTTAAGTTAGTGTACTTCGAAAAGTTCTTAATTTTCCAAGACCTTGATTCCGAGAATATTCTTTACTATTGTATGAATGCGCTAGATGTGCTATAcgtatttttcaagaataagACAAAGGAATGGATAATGGAATGTTTGCCTACTATACAAAATCTTCTGGAAAAATGTATCAAATCCGATCATCACGATGTGCAGGAGGCCCTTCAAAAAGTGTTACAGGTAATCATGAAAGCAATAAAAGTTCAAGGTATTTCAGTGGTAGCGGAAGAGGAGAGTTCCGGGAAAACGTTTCTCCAAATGTTAATATCTGTCATTACTCAAGATCTTCAGGAAACTTCATCTGTCACAGCAGGTGTAACATTAGCATGGGTGGTTTTCATGAATTTCCCAGACAATATCGTACCACTGCTAACACCTTTAATGAAGACATTCAGCAAATTGTGCAAAGATCACTTAAGTATTTCTCAACCGAAAGATGCAATGGCTTTGGAAGAGGCGAAAATTACAACCAAGCTTTTAGAAAAAgttttatatatgttatCTCTGAAGGTGTCATTGTTAGGTGATTCCCGTCgcccttttctttctactGTGGCACTGTTGATTGATCACTCCATGGATCAAAGTTTCTTGAGGAAAATTGTCAATATGTCCAGAAGTTGGATATTTAACACCGAAATATTTCCAAcagtcaaagaaaaagcagcTATTTTGACCAAAATGCTTGCTTTTGAAATTAGAGGGGAACCTTCTTTGTCAAAATTATTCTATGAAATTGTCTTGAAGCTATTTGACCAGGAGCATTTTAATAATACAGAGATTACCGTGAGAATGGAACAGCCTTTCCTCGTAGGAACGCGTGTTGAAGATATCGGTATTAGAAAAAGGTTCATGTCGATTTTGGATAACAGTTTGGAAAGAGATATCAAAGAGAGATTATATTATGTCATACGTGACCAAAACTGGGAATTCATTGCCGACTATCCGTGGTTAAATCAAGCTTTACAGTTATTATATGGTTCTTTCaatagagaaaaagaactttttttaagAGACTTTTACTGCTTATCTCCACCATctattttacaaaaataccTCCCGGAAAATGTGGAAATGCTAACTGAAGTGGACGaccaaaaattattagcATTTGTTAATGGCCACATATCTTCTATGCAAGGTTTATGTCAAGTTAACTCTTCAGAGTTTATCGATGCACTAATTGAGATATTTTACCAAGATCCGAAAGCAGTCCACAAGGCGTGGGTTACCTTATTCCCTCAAGTATATAAAAGTATCCctaagaatgaaaaatatggaTTTGTTCGTTCGATCATTACATTATTATCTAAGCCTTATCATACCAGACAAATTTCCTCTAGGACTAATGTCATTAATATGCTCTTAGACTCCATTAGTAAAATCGAATCGCTAGAGTTGCCCCCTCATCTGGTCAAATACTTGGCGATATCATACAACTCGTGGTATCAATCAATCAACATTTTAGAGTCCATTCAAATTAATACTGGGATCGATAACGCAAAAATTATTGAGGCCAATGAGGATGCACTATTAGAACTATACGTAAATTTGCAGGAAGAAGACATGTTTTACGGTCTATGGAGACGAAGAGCAAAATATACCGAGACAAATATTGGCTTATCATATGAGCAAATTGGGCTCTGGGACAAGGCTCAACAGCTATATGAAGTTGCACAGGTGAAAGCCCGTAGCGGAGCTTTACCTTACTCGCAATCTGAGTATGCACTATGGGAAGATAATTGGATACAATGTGCTGAGAAATTACAACATTGGGACGTATTGACTGAATTAGCAAAACACGAAGGGTTTACGGACTTGCTATTAGAATGTGGCTGGCGTGTTGCTGACTGGAATAGTGACCGTGACGCACTTGAGCAATCAGTAAAAAGCGTAATGGATGTTCCAACTCCACGTAGGCAAATGTTTAAGACCTTTTTGGCTCTCCAAAATTTCGCAGAAACTCGAAAAGGCGATCAGGAAGTTAGAAAGCTTTGTGATGAGGGAATACAATTAAGTTTGATCAAGTGGGCGTCTTTACCTGTTAGATACACCCCCGCTCACAAATGGTTATTACATGgatttcaacaatataTGGAGTTTTTGGAGGCAACACAGGTGTATGCCAACTTGCATACAACGACGGTACAGAATCTGGATTCCAAAGCTCAAGAAATCAAGCGTATTTTACAGGCTTGGAGGGACCGCCTTCCAAACACATGGGACGACGTCAATATGTGGAATGATTTAGTCACATGGAGACAACATGCATTCCAGGTCATTAATAATGCATATCTTCCACTAATACCGGCACTCCAGCAATCAAACAGTAATAGTAACATCAATACTCATGCTTATAGAGGATATCACGAAATTGCTTGGGTGATCAACAGGTTTGCACATGTTGCAAGAAAACACAACATGCCTGACGTGTGTATTAGTCAATTGGCACGTATATACACCTTGCCAAATATTGAGATCCAAGAGGCTTTCCTGAAACTAAGAGAACAGGCCAAATGCCATTATCAAAATATGAACGAATTGACAACTGGTTTGGACGTCATTAGCAATACTAATCTGGTTTACTTTGGTACCGTACAGAAAGCTGAATTTTTCACGTTAAAGGGTATGTTTTTATCTAAACTGCGCGCATATGAGGAGGCCAATCAAGCTTTTGCAACGGCTGTCCAGATTGACTTAAATTTAGCTAAAGCGTGGGCTCAATGGggtttcttcaatgatCGTCGGTTGTCTGAGGAACCTAATAACATCAGTTTTGCCAGTAATGCAATCAGTTGCTACTTACAAGCCGCTGGACTATATAAGAACTCTAAAATCAGGGAACTGTTGTGCAGGATTTTATGGCTCATCAGTATGGATGATGCTTCAGGTATGCTTACAAACGCATTTGATTCATTTAGGGGTGAAATTCCCGTGTGGTACTGGATTACCTTTATTCCACAACTATTAACTTCTTTATCACATAAGGAAGCTAACATGGTTCGCCATATTTTGATCAGAATAGCTAAAAGTTATCCTCAAGCTCTACACTTCCAGTTAAGAACAACAAAGGAAGACTTTGCTGTTATTCAGAGGCAAACAATGGCTGTTATAGGGGATAAATCCGATACAAATGATCGTAATGGACGTCGTCAACCTTGGGAGTATTTAcaagaattgaataataTATTGAAGACAGCTTATCCATTATTGGCTTTATCCCTAGAGTCCCTTGTTGCCCAAATAAACGACCGGTTTAAATCGACTACTGATGAAGATCTTTTCAGATTGATAAACGTTCTTTTAATTGATGGAACATTGAATTACAATCGCCTACCATTTCCtagaaaaaatccaaaactTCCTGAAAATacggaaaaaaatttagtTAAATTTTCTACGACTTTGCTGGCGCCCTACATAAGACCAAAATTCAATGCCgatttcattgataataaGCCTGATTACGAAACTTATATTAAGAGGTTACGGTACTGGCGTAGGAGGCTGGAAAATAAACTTGATAGagcatcaaagaaagagaatttAGAAGTACTATGTCCACATCTAAGTAACTTCCATCACCAAAAATTTGAGGATATCGAGATTCCCGGTCAATATCTTTTGAACAAGGACAATAATGTTCACTTTGTTAAAATTGCAAGATTTTTGCCCACAGTTGATTTTGTTCGCGGAACTCATTCATCATACAGGCGTTTGATGATTCGTGGACATGACGGTAGTGTGCATTCATTTGCTGTTCAATACCCAGCTGTTCGTCattcaagaagagaagaaagaatgtTCCAATTATATAGATTATTCAACAAATCACTATCCAAGAATGTGGAAACAAGACGTCGTAATATCCAATTCAATTTGCCGATAGCAATTCCACTGTCTCCTCAAGTTCGTATCATGAATGATAGTGCTTCTTTCACTACTCTTCATGAAATACATAACGAATTTtgtaagaaaaaaggatttGATCCGGATgatattcaagattttatgGCGGACAAGTTAAATGCAGCACATGACGATGCCTTGCCTGCTCCAGATATGACTATATTGAaagttgaaattttcaattctatTCAAACGATGTTCGTACCATCAAATGTCTTAAAAGATCATTTTacttctttgtttattcAATTTGAGGATTTCTGGTTATTCCGTAAACAGTTTGCGTCACAATACAGTGCGTTTGTCTTCATGTCCTACATGATGATGATTAACAACCGTACTCCTCACAAAATCCATGTTGACAGAAAATCTGGTAATGTGTTTACTTTGGAGATGCTACCTTCAAGATTTCCATACGAAAGGGTGAAGCCGTTGCTAAAGAATCATGACCTAAATCTTCCCCCGGATTCCCCAATATTTCATAACAATGAGCCAGTGCCATTTAGGTTGACGCCTAATGTCCAAACTCTGATAGGTGATTCCGCTTTGGAAGGTATATTTGCTGTTAACTTATTTACAATATCACGTGCTCTAATCGAACCTGATAATGAGTTGAACACATACTTGGCACTTTTCATCCGCGACGAGATTATTTCATGGTTTAGTAACCTCCACCGTCCAATAATTGAAAATCCACAATTGCGTGAGATGGTTCAAACCAATGTAGACCTAATAATAAGAAAGGTAGCACAATTGGGTCATCTAAACTCAACACCTACGGTTACGACGCAATTTATTTTAGACTGTATTGGCAGCGCTGTTAGCCCAAGAAACTTAGCCAGAACTGACGTTAACTTTATGCCATGGTTCTAG